Proteins encoded by one window of Candidatus Sulfotelmatobacter sp.:
- a CDS encoding FlgD immunoglobulin-like domain containing protein, translating into TMRTGDRLHIAFLAPLFAGGPLRQEFEVTVLDQRRRVVATIARGVLRPAGGVVCTEWDGRDVRGDLAPPGRYLLRVVKPNSTFTLERTVFIEN; encoded by the coding sequence ACGATGCGGACCGGCGACCGGCTCCACATCGCGTTTCTGGCACCCCTCTTCGCGGGCGGTCCGCTGCGTCAGGAGTTCGAAGTCACGGTGTTGGACCAACGCCGCCGTGTGGTGGCAACCATCGCGCGGGGAGTGCTGCGCCCCGCCGGCGGCGTGGTCTGCACCGAATGGGATGGCCGCGACGTTCGCGGCGACCTGGCGCCGCCCGGGCGCTATCTGCTGCGCGTGGTGAAGCCGAATTCCACCTTCACCCTCGAGCGCACCGTCTTCATCGAGAACTGA